From Herbiconiux flava, one genomic window encodes:
- a CDS encoding alpha/beta hydrolase, which translates to MDLIFVHGALVRDGEWWWRPTAGLLEERTGIRSRALALPSCGEVPDDARGLVADAAALRRALDDVEHAVVVGHSYGGTVIAEAGRHPAIAHLVLISSYLPEVGTTQAAILADEPDPAAIADGGDGTLTLSGYDEAAFGARFLQDGDRGLRRDAFARITSQHAESFVTPTTGAGWQGVDSTYLVCADDRSTTPALQRAHAARATRTLELPTGHHPFLTRPDLVVDAVEALPLSGVPGV; encoded by the coding sequence ATGGACCTGATCTTCGTGCACGGCGCCCTGGTGCGCGACGGCGAGTGGTGGTGGCGGCCGACGGCGGGCCTCCTCGAGGAGCGGACGGGCATCCGGAGCCGGGCGCTCGCGCTGCCCTCCTGCGGCGAGGTGCCCGACGATGCGCGCGGGCTGGTGGCGGATGCGGCCGCCCTGCGCCGCGCCCTCGACGACGTCGAGCACGCCGTCGTGGTCGGCCACTCCTACGGCGGCACCGTCATCGCCGAGGCCGGACGCCACCCCGCGATCGCGCACCTCGTGCTGATCTCGTCCTACCTGCCGGAGGTGGGCACGACGCAGGCGGCGATCCTCGCCGACGAGCCCGACCCGGCGGCCATCGCGGATGGCGGCGACGGCACCCTGACGCTCAGCGGCTACGACGAGGCGGCCTTCGGCGCCCGGTTCCTCCAGGACGGCGATCGCGGACTGCGGCGCGACGCCTTCGCGCGCATCACGAGCCAGCACGCCGAGTCGTTCGTCACCCCCACCACCGGGGCAGGCTGGCAGGGCGTCGACTCCACCTACCTCGTCTGCGCCGACGACCGCAGCACCACGCCCGCCCTGCAGCGCGCGCACGCGGCGCGCGCGACCCGCACGCTCGAGCTGCCGACCGGCCACCACCCGTTCCTCACCCGCCCCGACCTCGTCG
- a CDS encoding NAD(P)-dependent oxidoreductase — protein sequence MSDATASAASGAAGSSAGPVGFVGLGSMGSAMAGRLLEQGYEVVVWNRSPDAVADLVSRGAVEAATVGEALAVGTVFSMLSNESVVFDLFDDETLASAPDGALHVNMATVGAAAATRLRERHAAAGVAYVAAPVLGRPPAAGSGALTVLAAGDPADVERARPVLEALGRRVWPIGDDPSQANVVKIGVNYLIIHALQALAESITLLEARDVDTGMFVELLGDSLFPGVVYSGYGGAIARGSYTPAGFTTELGFKDLMLALDAARASGVSFPSESALRGVFEKALDDGQAELDWASIAEVTRRRARPVA from the coding sequence GTGAGCGACGCGACCGCTTCGGCCGCGAGCGGCGCGGCCGGGTCGTCGGCCGGGCCGGTCGGGTTCGTCGGGCTGGGCTCGATGGGCTCGGCCATGGCCGGGCGGCTGCTCGAGCAGGGCTACGAGGTGGTCGTCTGGAACAGGTCTCCGGATGCGGTCGCCGACCTCGTGTCCCGGGGCGCGGTCGAGGCCGCCACCGTGGGCGAGGCGCTGGCCGTCGGCACGGTGTTCTCGATGCTCTCGAACGAGTCGGTCGTCTTCGACCTCTTCGACGACGAGACGCTGGCCTCCGCACCGGACGGCGCCCTGCACGTGAACATGGCCACCGTCGGCGCGGCGGCGGCCACCCGCCTCCGCGAGCGTCACGCGGCGGCCGGCGTCGCCTACGTCGCGGCCCCCGTGCTCGGCCGCCCACCGGCGGCGGGCTCGGGTGCGCTCACCGTGCTCGCGGCCGGCGACCCCGCCGACGTCGAGCGGGCCCGCCCCGTTCTCGAGGCGCTCGGCCGGCGCGTCTGGCCGATCGGCGACGACCCGAGCCAGGCCAACGTGGTGAAGATCGGCGTCAACTACCTGATCATCCATGCGCTGCAGGCGCTCGCCGAGTCGATCACCCTGCTCGAGGCCCGCGACGTCGACACCGGGATGTTCGTCGAGCTGCTCGGGGACAGCCTGTTCCCCGGGGTCGTCTACTCGGGCTACGGCGGAGCGATCGCCCGCGGCAGCTACACGCCGGCCGGTTTCACCACCGAGCTCGGGTTCAAGGACTTGATGCTCGCGCTCGACGCGGCCCGCGCATCCGGTGTCTCGTTCCCCTCGGAGAGCGCCCTGCGGGGGGTCTTCGAGAAGGCCCTCGACGACGGGCAGGCCGAGCTCGACTGGGCCTCGATCGCCGAGGTCACCCGGCGGCGCGCGCGCCCGGTCGCCTAG
- a CDS encoding M24 family metallopeptidase: MTTQLDGTHAGTDSGARSPLQPPAGGYATIPTATRGTNAVDWEQRIDFDRLRSERLARLKAELARSELGAVLAFDFSNIRYMTSTHIGTWAMDKLIRFSLLTRNTDPIMWDFGSAAKHHGLFNPWLDTTTAEADADPHAPHHGAVRPRAESGSRAGISTLRGAFSPDAEIADRVASKIKRELEKFGVADQPLGVDVIELPVLFALQKQGIRVVDGQQLFMEARRIKTADEIGLLTQAASMVDAAYEDLYEFLRPGVRENEAVGLVSKKLYDLGSEYVEGVNAISGERCSPHPHVFSDRLIRPGDPAFFDILHSFNGYRTCYYRTFAVGSASSAQRDAYKRAREYMDRAIALVRPGATTADIVKVWPTAQEFGFPDEEAAFALQYGHGVGLSIWEKPIFSRLVSLEHPEELKEGMVFALETYWPAADGWGAARIEEEVIVTADGCQVITKFPAEDLLVAGKRYFTVGGSLPTLRDSQSHLNTAAGRGEPGA; this comes from the coding sequence ATGACCACACAGCTCGACGGCACCCACGCCGGAACCGACAGCGGCGCCCGGTCCCCGCTGCAGCCGCCGGCCGGCGGCTACGCGACCATCCCCACCGCCACTCGCGGCACCAACGCGGTCGACTGGGAGCAGCGCATCGACTTCGACCGACTGCGCAGCGAGCGCCTGGCGCGGCTGAAGGCGGAGCTCGCCCGGAGCGAGCTGGGGGCGGTGCTCGCGTTCGACTTCTCGAACATCCGCTACATGACCTCGACCCACATCGGCACCTGGGCGATGGACAAGCTGATCCGCTTCAGCCTGCTCACCCGCAACACCGACCCGATCATGTGGGACTTCGGCTCGGCGGCGAAGCACCACGGGCTGTTCAACCCGTGGCTCGACACCACGACGGCCGAGGCCGACGCCGATCCGCACGCCCCCCACCACGGCGCGGTGCGACCGCGCGCCGAGAGCGGCTCGCGAGCCGGCATCTCGACCCTCCGCGGCGCGTTCAGCCCGGACGCCGAGATCGCCGACCGGGTCGCGTCCAAGATCAAGCGCGAGCTCGAGAAGTTCGGGGTGGCCGACCAGCCGCTCGGAGTGGACGTGATCGAGCTGCCCGTGCTCTTCGCGCTGCAGAAGCAGGGCATCCGCGTGGTCGACGGCCAGCAGCTGTTCATGGAGGCCCGCCGCATCAAGACCGCCGACGAGATCGGCCTGCTCACCCAGGCGGCCTCGATGGTGGATGCGGCCTACGAGGACCTGTACGAGTTCCTGCGGCCGGGCGTGCGCGAGAACGAGGCCGTCGGGCTCGTCTCGAAGAAGCTCTACGATCTCGGCTCGGAGTACGTCGAGGGCGTCAACGCCATCTCGGGCGAGCGCTGCTCGCCGCACCCGCACGTGTTCTCCGACCGGCTCATCCGGCCCGGCGACCCGGCCTTCTTCGACATCCTGCACAGCTTCAACGGCTACCGCACCTGCTACTACCGCACCTTCGCGGTGGGCTCGGCCTCGTCGGCTCAGCGTGACGCCTACAAGCGCGCCCGGGAGTACATGGACCGCGCGATCGCCCTGGTGCGGCCGGGCGCGACCACCGCCGACATCGTGAAGGTGTGGCCGACGGCGCAGGAGTTCGGCTTCCCCGACGAGGAGGCCGCGTTCGCCCTGCAGTACGGGCACGGCGTGGGCCTGTCGATCTGGGAGAAGCCGATCTTCTCGCGCCTGGTCTCGCTGGAGCACCCCGAGGAGCTGAAGGAGGGCATGGTCTTCGCCCTCGAGACCTATTGGCCGGCGGCCGACGGGTGGGGTGCCGCGCGCATCGAGGAGGAGGTCATCGTGACCGCCGACGGGTGCCAGGTGATCACCAAGTTCCCCGCCGAGGACCTGCTCGTGGCCGGCAAGCGGTACTTCACCGTGGGCGGCAGCCTCCCGACGCTGCGCGACTCGCAGTCGCACCTGAACACGGCGGCCGGGCGCGGGGAGCCGGGGGCGTGA
- a CDS encoding SDR family NAD(P)-dependent oxidoreductase codes for MANRVSGTVAVVTGAGSGMGRGIARALASEGASVVIADLNGEAAEATAQSLRDDGFAAAGVRADVSKRDEVRSVVERTVAEFGRLDVWFNNAGFNAPMKFLDVTEENWRSIMEVNALGVLIGTQEAARQMIAQGVCGKIVNTTSMAGRQGFPAFAPYSAAKAAVISLTQSAAKALAEHDITVNAFAPGVVDTPLWVKLDEDLLAIGETKTAGGAMDEFAAGIIRGRTATVDDIVGTALYLASSDSDYLTAQVIMIDGGMVLV; via the coding sequence ATGGCGAATCGTGTATCGGGCACCGTGGCGGTGGTCACCGGAGCCGGCAGCGGCATGGGACGGGGTATCGCCCGCGCCCTGGCGTCGGAGGGCGCATCCGTCGTCATCGCCGACCTGAACGGCGAGGCGGCCGAGGCCACCGCCCAGTCGCTGCGCGACGACGGCTTCGCGGCCGCGGGTGTGCGAGCGGACGTGTCGAAGCGGGACGAGGTGCGGAGCGTCGTCGAACGCACGGTCGCCGAGTTCGGCCGGCTCGACGTCTGGTTCAACAACGCCGGCTTCAACGCGCCGATGAAGTTCCTCGACGTGACCGAGGAGAACTGGCGCTCGATCATGGAGGTCAACGCCCTCGGCGTGCTGATCGGCACCCAGGAGGCCGCCAGGCAGATGATCGCGCAGGGCGTCTGCGGCAAGATCGTCAACACCACCTCGATGGCCGGACGCCAGGGGTTCCCGGCGTTCGCCCCGTACTCCGCGGCCAAGGCCGCCGTCATCTCGCTCACGCAGTCGGCCGCCAAGGCGCTGGCCGAGCACGACATCACCGTCAACGCCTTCGCCCCGGGGGTCGTCGACACCCCGCTCTGGGTGAAGCTCGACGAGGACCTGCTCGCCATCGGCGAGACCAAGACGGCCGGCGGGGCCATGGACGAGTTCGCCGCGGGCATCATCCGCGGCCGCACGGCCACCGTCGACGACATCGTCGGAACGGCGCTCTACCTGGCGTCGTCCGACTCCGACTACCTCACCGCCCAGGTGATCATGATCGATGGAGGGATGGTCCTCGTATGA
- a CDS encoding helix-turn-helix domain-containing protein produces the protein MGPRLRAARISQGLSLRSVATALGVSASLISQVETGKTQPSVSTLYALVNHLGMSFDDLMAGSARGSAPVPAASAGSSAPVAVDAPASLPLNVEQLGSSVPPLQRGTDNPVLEMENGVRWERLAASREGAVDPLLVTYEPGASSSIEGRMMRHSGVEYAYLLSGELTVKLDFDTFVLRAGDSLSFDSVRPHLYLNEGSVPAKGLWFVVGRREFSQEMAPSGQPERAGENLASAVDVLQAMDRLA, from the coding sequence ATCGGCCCCCGCCTCCGCGCGGCGCGCATCTCCCAAGGGCTCAGCCTCCGCAGCGTCGCCACGGCCCTCGGGGTGTCGGCGAGCCTGATCTCGCAGGTCGAGACCGGCAAGACGCAACCGTCGGTGAGCACGCTCTACGCGCTCGTCAACCACCTCGGCATGTCGTTCGACGACCTCATGGCGGGCAGCGCCCGCGGCTCGGCCCCGGTTCCGGCGGCCTCCGCCGGCTCGTCCGCGCCCGTCGCGGTCGACGCTCCGGCGTCACTCCCGCTGAACGTCGAGCAGCTCGGCAGCTCGGTCCCGCCGCTGCAGCGCGGCACCGACAACCCGGTGCTCGAGATGGAGAACGGTGTGCGCTGGGAGCGTCTCGCCGCGAGCCGCGAGGGCGCGGTCGATCCGCTGCTCGTCACCTACGAGCCGGGGGCGTCGAGCTCGATCGAGGGCCGCATGATGCGGCACAGCGGCGTCGAGTACGCCTACCTGCTCTCGGGTGAGCTCACGGTGAAGCTCGACTTCGACACTTTCGTGCTGCGGGCGGGCGACTCGCTCAGCTTCGACTCGGTGCGACCGCACCTCTACCTCAACGAGGGCTCGGTGCCCGCGAAGGGCCTCTGGTTCGTGGTGGGTCGCCGGGAGTTCTCGCAGGAGATGGCGCCGTCGGGCCAGCCCGAGCGCGCCGGCGAGAACCTCGCCTCGGCCGTCGACGTGCTGCAGGCGATGGACCGCCTGGCCTGA
- a CDS encoding dihydrolipoamide acetyltransferase family protein, with product MATIIRMPSVLAGSEEAAIASWLVTPGQTVAVGDPLAEIETEKAVVEYNSEDAGVVGRVLLEPGQAGEIGAPIAVLISEGETDADIDAALGQAPAAAVTGPDSAPDATERDPDGGTPVVEAASLEAAAEEAAPAAPAAPAAASAASEEAPQSDSARLFVSPIARKLAKERGLDPAAITGTGPGGRIVRRDVEEAVVPSVAAPAAAAAPAAERASVDPETTSPDGTELVPHTAMRKAIARRLTESKSTVPHFYLTAECRVDELLALRARVNETSSVRVSVNDFVLKAVAAAFQAVPEANVTWSDEGMRVHPSVDIAVAVATDGGLVTPVVRGVDARSLSSVSTAVADLAGRAKAKKLKQSELEGGSFSVSNLGMYGTLEFAAILNPPHSGILAVGAAKPQPVVVDGELAVATVMRCTLSVDHRAVDGALAARWLAAFQQAVENPLSILV from the coding sequence ATGGCGACGATCATCCGCATGCCCAGTGTTCTGGCGGGCTCGGAAGAGGCCGCGATCGCGAGCTGGCTCGTGACGCCCGGGCAGACCGTCGCCGTGGGCGACCCGCTCGCCGAGATCGAGACCGAGAAGGCCGTCGTGGAGTACAACTCCGAGGATGCGGGGGTCGTCGGACGCGTGCTGCTCGAGCCCGGTCAGGCCGGGGAGATCGGGGCGCCGATCGCGGTGCTGATCAGCGAGGGCGAGACCGACGCCGACATCGACGCGGCCCTCGGGCAGGCGCCGGCGGCCGCCGTCACCGGGCCCGACTCGGCGCCGGACGCGACCGAGCGCGACCCCGACGGCGGCACGCCGGTCGTGGAGGCCGCGTCGCTCGAGGCGGCGGCCGAGGAGGCGGCCCCAGCGGCCCCGGCTGCGCCCGCTGCGGCTTCCGCTGCTTCGGAGGAAGCGCCTCAGAGCGACTCCGCCCGCCTGTTCGTGAGCCCCATCGCCCGGAAGCTGGCGAAGGAGCGAGGACTCGATCCGGCGGCGATCACCGGCACGGGACCCGGCGGCCGCATCGTCCGCCGGGACGTCGAGGAGGCGGTCGTCCCCTCGGTCGCCGCCCCGGCGGCGGCGGCGGCCCCGGCGGCGGAACGCGCATCCGTCGACCCGGAGACCACCTCGCCCGACGGCACCGAGCTCGTGCCGCACACCGCGATGCGCAAGGCCATCGCGCGGCGGCTCACCGAGAGCAAGTCGACCGTGCCGCACTTCTACCTCACGGCCGAGTGCCGGGTCGACGAGCTGCTCGCGCTGCGCGCCCGCGTCAACGAGACCTCGAGCGTGCGCGTCTCGGTGAACGACTTCGTGCTCAAGGCGGTGGCCGCCGCGTTCCAGGCGGTGCCCGAGGCCAACGTCACGTGGAGCGACGAGGGGATGCGCGTGCATCCCTCGGTCGACATCGCCGTCGCCGTGGCCACCGACGGCGGCCTCGTCACCCCCGTGGTGCGCGGGGTGGACGCGCGCAGCCTCAGCTCGGTCAGCACGGCGGTGGCGGATCTGGCCGGACGCGCCAAAGCGAAGAAGCTCAAGCAGAGCGAGCTCGAGGGCGGCAGCTTCTCGGTGTCGAACCTCGGCATGTACGGCACGCTGGAGTTCGCGGCGATCCTGAACCCGCCGCACTCGGGCATCCTCGCAGTGGGCGCGGCGAAGCCGCAGCCGGTTGTCGTCGACGGAGAGCTCGCCGTGGCGACCGTGATGCGCTGCACGCTCTCGGTCGACCACCGGGCGGTCGACGGGGCGCTGGCGGCGCGGTGGCTGGCGGCGTTCCAGCAGGCGGTCGAGAACCCGCTGTCGATCCTGGTCTGA
- a CDS encoding alpha-ketoacid dehydrogenase subunit alpha/beta produces MPREKRLQPGSPWVELSTTAADWKAADPALLDTMLGQLHLIRAFEEAVLELAGAGLVHGPAHSSIGQEGGAVGSIVGLRSSDGVNGSHRGHHQFLAKALAHVAPEGLDPTALVTPAVQEVLQKTLAEILGLAQGYCRGRGGSMHLQWHEAGALGTNAIVGGGVPLGAGNAWAQRHAWAEKQAGSASASDGGSDLTVSYFGDGAVNIGSVLESMNLAAAWKLPFCFFIENNLYAVSTHVSEVTAEPRLSARALGFDIPAWRVDGMDPLAVHLAMEQASERMRAGDGPAVIEVEVYRYFHQNGPYPGSAFGYRSKEEEQSWRDRDPLLRMARELTALGRIDDDGLAAVRSQAQEAVRLAVDALTEPDPDGKPGVKRIRPELWPDPGFVDVGIRGDLSEIADADTLEQADYTGGTSKGKFVDAVAAVMDRRMGEDDRIVVLGEDIHRLKGGTNGATKGLSEKYPGRVLGTPISENAFAGLGGGIALDGRYRPVVEFMYPDFMWVAADQVFNQIGKARHMFGGDNPVPLVLRTKIAMGSGYGSQHLMDPAGIFATSPGWRIMAASTPFDYVGLMNAALAIDDPVLMIEHVDLYAESGEIPDDLDHQIPFGTAAVRRSGSDVTVISYLSMVGESAKAIEQTGIDAELIDLRFLDRASLDWDTVGESIKKTNAVLIVEQGAQGTSYGAWLADEIQRRYFDWLDQPVQRVTGSEASPSISKVLERAAIAKADDVVVGLERVRAAFGKGA; encoded by the coding sequence ATGCCTCGCGAGAAACGCCTCCAGCCCGGCTCGCCCTGGGTCGAGCTGAGCACGACCGCCGCTGACTGGAAGGCCGCCGATCCGGCCCTCCTCGACACGATGCTCGGTCAGCTGCACCTCATCCGCGCCTTCGAGGAGGCGGTGCTCGAGCTCGCCGGCGCCGGCCTGGTGCACGGCCCCGCGCACTCGAGCATCGGCCAGGAGGGCGGCGCCGTCGGATCCATCGTGGGGCTGCGCTCGAGCGACGGCGTGAACGGCTCGCACCGAGGGCACCACCAGTTCCTCGCCAAGGCGCTGGCGCACGTCGCGCCCGAGGGGCTCGACCCGACGGCGCTCGTCACCCCTGCGGTGCAGGAGGTGCTGCAGAAGACGCTCGCCGAGATCCTCGGCCTCGCCCAGGGCTACTGCCGGGGGCGCGGCGGCTCGATGCACCTGCAGTGGCACGAGGCGGGGGCGCTCGGCACCAACGCGATCGTGGGCGGCGGCGTGCCGCTCGGCGCGGGCAACGCCTGGGCGCAGAGGCACGCCTGGGCCGAGAAGCAGGCGGGTTCCGCCTCAGCCTCCGACGGCGGCTCCGACCTCACCGTCAGCTACTTCGGCGACGGCGCCGTGAACATCGGCTCGGTGCTCGAGTCGATGAACCTCGCCGCCGCGTGGAAGCTGCCGTTCTGCTTCTTCATCGAGAACAACCTCTACGCCGTCTCCACGCATGTCAGCGAGGTGACCGCCGAGCCGCGGCTCTCGGCCCGCGCGCTCGGCTTCGACATCCCCGCCTGGCGGGTCGACGGCATGGACCCGCTGGCCGTGCACCTCGCGATGGAGCAGGCGAGCGAGCGGATGCGTGCCGGCGACGGCCCTGCCGTGATCGAGGTCGAGGTCTACCGCTACTTCCACCAGAACGGCCCGTACCCCGGCAGCGCCTTCGGCTACCGCAGCAAGGAGGAGGAGCAGTCCTGGCGCGACCGCGACCCGCTCCTCCGGATGGCGCGGGAGCTCACCGCCCTCGGCCGCATCGACGACGACGGGCTCGCCGCCGTGCGCTCGCAGGCCCAGGAGGCCGTGCGCCTCGCGGTCGACGCCCTGACCGAGCCCGACCCCGACGGCAAGCCGGGGGTGAAGCGCATCCGCCCCGAGCTCTGGCCCGATCCGGGCTTCGTGGACGTGGGCATCCGCGGCGACCTCTCGGAGATCGCCGACGCCGACACGCTCGAGCAGGCCGACTACACGGGCGGCACCAGCAAGGGCAAGTTCGTCGACGCGGTGGCCGCGGTGATGGACCGCCGGATGGGCGAGGACGACCGCATCGTGGTGCTCGGTGAGGACATCCACCGTCTCAAGGGCGGCACGAACGGCGCCACCAAGGGGCTGTCGGAGAAGTACCCGGGGCGGGTGCTCGGCACCCCGATCAGCGAGAACGCCTTCGCCGGCCTCGGCGGCGGCATCGCGCTCGACGGCCGCTACCGGCCCGTCGTGGAGTTCATGTACCCCGACTTCATGTGGGTCGCCGCCGACCAGGTGTTCAACCAGATCGGCAAGGCGCGGCACATGTTCGGCGGCGACAACCCGGTTCCGCTCGTGCTGCGCACCAAGATCGCCATGGGCTCGGGCTACGGCTCGCAGCACCTGATGGACCCGGCGGGCATCTTCGCCACCAGCCCCGGCTGGCGCATCATGGCCGCCTCGACCCCCTTCGACTACGTCGGGCTGATGAACGCCGCGCTCGCCATCGACGACCCGGTGCTGATGATCGAGCACGTCGACCTCTACGCCGAGTCGGGCGAGATCCCGGACGACCTGGACCACCAGATCCCGTTCGGCACCGCCGCGGTGCGGCGCTCGGGCTCCGACGTCACCGTGATCAGCTACCTGTCGATGGTGGGCGAGAGCGCCAAGGCGATCGAGCAGACGGGCATCGACGCCGAGCTGATCGACCTGCGCTTCCTCGACCGCGCCTCGCTCGACTGGGACACCGTGGGCGAGTCGATCAAGAAGACCAACGCCGTGCTGATCGTGGAGCAGGGCGCGCAGGGCACCTCGTACGGCGCGTGGCTCGCCGACGAGATCCAGCGCCGCTACTTCGACTGGCTCGACCAGCCCGTGCAGCGGGTCACCGGTTCCGAGGCCTCGCCGAGCATCTCGAAGGTGCTGGAACGGGCCGCCATCGCCAAGGCCGACGACGTGGTCGTCGGGCTCGAACGGGTGCGCGCCGCATTCGGGAAGGGGGCCTGA
- a CDS encoding VOC family protein: protein MALPGLRGAEHLGFTVPDLEEAHRFFVDVIGCTHVYTLPAMRRDDDWMWDHLNVDPRSVVREIRFYRCGHGPNFEVFEYEPAADQRPQPRNSDLGGHHVAFYVDDLDVAVGALEEAGIRILGAPTASRNASEGQRWVYFLSPWGMQFELVSYPHGKQYEQEAEVRLWHPARPAE from the coding sequence GTGGCCCTACCCGGACTCCGAGGTGCCGAGCACCTGGGCTTCACCGTTCCCGACCTCGAGGAGGCCCACCGCTTCTTCGTCGACGTGATCGGCTGCACGCACGTCTACACGCTCCCCGCGATGCGCCGCGACGACGACTGGATGTGGGACCACCTGAACGTCGATCCGCGGAGCGTCGTGCGGGAGATCCGCTTCTACCGCTGCGGTCACGGCCCGAACTTCGAGGTCTTCGAGTACGAGCCCGCCGCCGACCAGCGGCCGCAGCCGCGCAACAGCGACCTCGGCGGGCACCACGTCGCGTTCTACGTCGACGACCTCGACGTGGCCGTTGGGGCACTGGAGGAGGCGGGCATCCGGATTCTCGGCGCACCCACCGCGAGCCGCAACGCCTCGGAGGGCCAGCGCTGGGTCTACTTCCTGAGCCCCTGGGGCATGCAGTTCGAACTCGTCAGCTACCCGCACGGCAAGCAGTACGAGCAGGAGGCCGAGGTGCGCCTCTGGCACCCCGCTCGCCCGGCGGAATGA
- a CDS encoding GntR family transcriptional regulator: MTDTSVTRDTAYRDNVASHRIAESLRREILGGALAPGTRLRQEDLAERFGASRIPAREAIRMLAADGLVTLVANSGAWVSRLSLEECVEAYSIRERLEPLLLRRSLEHLSVEQLDRLAELADGMEANTDVDAFMADDREFHLLSYAGAATGELWQIIHRLWNTTQHYRRAYATLVGVTGIGVTHLEHHLLVDCLRRGDPDDAERVLVTHIRRTRLELVKHPELFASDA, translated from the coding sequence ATGACCGACACCAGCGTCACCCGTGACACCGCGTACCGCGACAACGTCGCGAGCCACCGCATCGCCGAGAGCCTGCGCCGCGAGATCCTCGGCGGAGCCCTCGCGCCCGGCACGCGCCTGCGGCAGGAGGACCTGGCCGAACGCTTCGGAGCGAGCCGCATCCCCGCTCGCGAGGCCATCCGGATGCTCGCCGCCGACGGCCTCGTCACCCTCGTCGCCAACTCCGGCGCCTGGGTGTCGCGACTGAGCCTCGAGGAGTGCGTCGAGGCCTACTCGATCCGCGAGCGGCTGGAGCCGCTGCTGCTGCGCCGGAGCCTCGAGCACCTCTCCGTCGAACAGCTCGACCGGCTGGCCGAGCTGGCCGACGGGATGGAGGCCAACACCGACGTCGACGCCTTCATGGCCGACGACCGCGAGTTCCACCTGCTGAGCTACGCCGGCGCGGCGACGGGCGAGCTCTGGCAGATCATCCACCGGCTCTGGAACACCACGCAGCACTATCGCCGGGCGTACGCCACGCTCGTCGGCGTCACGGGCATCGGGGTGACCCACCTCGAGCACCATCTGCTGGTCGACTGTCTGCGGCGGGGTGATCCGGATGACGCCGAGCGGGTGCTGGTCACCCACATCCGGCGCACCCGGCTCGAGCTGGTGAAGCACCCGGAGCTGTTCGCGAGCGACGCCTAG